The stretch of DNA TCCTCGACACCTTCATTGTAAGGCCTATTGCAATACCGGCATTAATGGTGATAACCACTAAAGAGGGGGCAATCAAAAAGGGGACAGTCCCCCAGCGCTTTAGCGCGCCGGGGGACTGACCCCTCTCTTTTTGTTTGAAGTTGAACGCTAGAAAGGATATAGTGAAAGTTAGTAAATTGGTAAGGATGGAGAGGTCATGGTCAAACGAAGATGGGGTCTTTTTGTAGCTTTATTTTTTGTCATTCTGCTAGTTTTTGCTTTTGTTAATGCAGGAAAGTTTCTAGTTGTTGACGAAAAAATTCAAAAGTCAGATGCGATAATTGTGTTAAGTGGAGACAAAGGGGAACGAGTGGAAAAGGCAGCTGAGCTGTATCATCAGGGCTATGGAAAATACTTTGTGATTTCTGGTGGGATCACCTATAACGATGTTACCGCTGCACAACTAATGAAGGATCATGCCCTTCAGCTAGGGGTACCAGAAAAGGCGATTGTCCTTGAGGACCGTGCCGACAGTACCTATGAAAATGCGGAATTTACCAGGCAGATCATTAAGTCCTATCCCATTCACTCTGCCATTGTTGTTTCATCCGATTTTCATATGAAACGCGTCAAAATGATTTTTGACCGTGACTTTAAAGCTAGCAAGATCAAGCTTTATTACGCTAGCGCAAAGGACCCTCACTTTGATGAAACGCGCTGGTGGAGGAACAATAAGAGTATCATGATCACAATTACCGAATATTTAAAGATGACTGGATATGCAGTGGGGAAGAATTATTAGGATACAACATTCATTTAACTTAAGGAGGAACTAACATGGTCTGGAAAGTAAAAAACTCCACCGCAGCAAAAGTGGACAGGTTTGGGATTGCGATTGATCAGGTGGTATTGCCAAACGGCGAAGAAAAGACTTTTTCCTATTTGGATTTTGCAAAAGGAGTCTGCGTGCTTCCTATCACGGAAAACAAAGAAGTCATCTGCCTAAAACAATACCGCCATTCCATTAAAAGCTGGGAATGGGAGCTTCCGGCAGGGATGATTGACCCCACCGACCCAACTCCAATCGATAGTGCCAAAAAAGAACTTGAAGAAGAAACAGGCTTTATAGCAGAGCATTGGTTGGATCTAGGCAGCTTTTATCCGTCTCCGGGTTCGACAACAGAGGAAATCTTCTTGTTTGCCGCAGCCGGCCTGACTCCTTCTGTCCAAAATTTAGAAAGCAGCGAACAAATTGAGCTGCACTATTTATCAATGGAAGATTTAAAGGAATTGATAAGCCAAGGTGAATTCAAGCATGGTGCGGGATTGGCCGCTGTCCTAAGATACAAGTTTCTGACTGATTGATTAATTCATATTCGTTTCAAACAAAAAGGAGTGCTTCAAAGCCTCCTTTTTTTGCTATCTATTTACTTTACATCCAGGTAACGGTCATACAGCTCAAGACATTCGAGCAACTCTGATTTATACACCATCAACGCTTTTCTCACAATCGCACTATGGCTACTGTTTGTAAGCTCCTCGTTACATTCGTCCAGATCCTTCTTCTTCATCACTGAAAGCTCACTAAACATAAAATGAAGATTCTCCACCTATTCCACTCTCCCCAACATATCAAGCTTCTAATCTAACGTTCTCCTATAAAGAGTATTGCCGAAAATACCAATAAACATACTTGGGGACAGTCCCCCAGCGCTTTAGTGCAGTGGGGGACTGTCCCCAAGGTTTATTCTATTAACGATCCACTACTGTTAAAGTTATATGTGACCCCATTGATTTCTCGTTCGCCGGTGGCCATTTTTCCTTTTTCGTCGAGGTAGTACCAACGGCTGCTTGAACGGGTCCAGCCTACTTGCATCGCTCCGTGTGTATCGAAGAAATACCAGTTATCTGCCACCTTATACCATCCTGTTATCATGGAGCCGGTCACTTCGTTGAGATAATACCATTTGCCTTTATCCTGAAGCCAGCCGGTTCGACGTTCGTTATTTTCATAAAAGTACCACATGGAATTTTCCTTGATCCAACCTCTTTTTGGTGCTTCCCCGACAGCTCGAACATCATTTACAAACTCGTTCCATGTCACGCCATGAGAGGTGAGATAGGCCAGCGGGTCCATGTGGTCTGTACCGCCGAGATTTTTAGATACCCATGCGTGGGAAACCAAAGTTTGACCATCAATCGGCTTTAAATTCCGTTCTCTTAAAAGATGGGCGATGAGCCAGCAATAGCGACGATAGGAGTCTATAAACTTAGCATGGTCGCTTGTCTCACACAATTCCACATGAACATAACGAGCATTGCCTTTACCAGCGCCCCACGCTCTATAATCTGTACTTGCTGTTTGTACGATTGAATCCCAGTCGACAAAGAAGTGAACAAAGGCATTTCGATTGTCCCATTCTCTATGAAAATAAACGGACTCTGCTTCTGCTGTCGCTTCCGGTGTTGCTGTTGAATGAGCCACTACACCTTCATATGCCCCCACTCCGTTGCGGTACGGATCTCTTGGTAAGCCAGGGATTAAATCTTTTTTAATTGGATAGTCCATATGCTTACTCTCCTTTACATTAATTAACCCACTGCATTTGTCGGTTGTAAGTGTTAATCATCATTATTTATAGTATTCAAAAGATCTTGATGCGTTCACTCCAGCTGTGCCCTCATTTTCTTTAACGTGCTTACTTTCCACTGTCAAACCGCTGAGATCGTCACCTTTTCCTTTTCGGCGATTTCCCTATTGATAGATCGTCAATCTAACATTTTATCGAATGCAGCAAATTCATTTTAATATAAAAAACACCCAACGCCGGAGAGCGAAGGGTGGTGCGCGACCGTTGCCTGTTTGATCATGCCTTCATGCGATCGGGGAGATTCTGTATCGATTGGACCACCATATCCAGCTTCGACTCAATCCGATAAAGCAGATACAAGGTGACAACTATGGGGAACCCCACCTCACTGATGAGCGGAATGATTTGTTCCACGAGATCTCACTCCTTTCTGGGGACAGTCCCTCAGCGCTTTAGTGCAGTGGGGGACAGTCCCTCATTCTAGCATTAAACTAGCTCGTAATCTGTTACATTACGCTCGACGATTCTTGCTCCTTTGACGTCAGCAAGCTTTCCGCTATTAGTGGAAAATACGTCGGCTGCGATGATCTGTGCCATCGATAGCTTCACGACTTCTTCATCGACCGGCTCTTTTGGATTCTCAACCGAAATACGTGCGGTCTTTCCAAGCTCCGTACCGAATTCTAACTCCAATGTTTTTGCCATTCTATTCACCTCCATTCAATAGTTTCATAAGGATTACTACGCAATAATGTTAGTGTTGTCATTGCGCTCTACTTTGTTCAGCGTATCATTACATAACACACTGATTGCTTGTGCAGCCTGAAACAACTGGTCAGTGGTTGCTCCGCTTTTCACGTTGCTAAACGTTTTTGCACGGAGGATTGGATTTCCTTCCTCATCCACCCCGGTTTCAAACACCATTCGAAGCTTTGTACCTTCTAATAACGCTTGTGCCATCTCGCTCACCTCCTTTCACCTTCTATATAGTGATTAAGAGGGGAAAGAGACAGGCTCGAGATAAAAAAATTTTGGGGGACAGTCCCCCAGTGCGGTACTGCTTTACTGTGCCGGGGGACTGTCCCCAAACAAAAAAGGCCCCTTTTATCAAAGGGCCTTAACCAAAAACCAACACCTTATTCTCCTTCAGATCCCCAAGAGATCATGTATGTGTCTTCGTCGTTGTTAATGTAGATATAGATGTCGCCTGATTCCACTTCGCCGTTTTGCTTTGCCTGTGCCACTAGATCGTTTATCTGTGCTTCGGTTGCAGGTATGCCTACCGCAAGAGCAAGCTTGTTAAATAATTCACCGTATGCAAGGGCTCCCATAATTAACCCGTCCGGCATAACGAATCCAACCGTTTCTTCGCCGTAAAACAAATCATACGCATCTGATTCTGCGTCATATTCTACTGTTACACCATATGGAGCCGCAATATTAGACACAGATGTAGCCATATTTTCAATCAGTGCCCCGTCTGCACCAATGACTTTGCCTTCAATCGTTGTATTGGTTGCCATGCCTGTGCTATAGAAGAAATACGTTTTTCCATTAATAACGTTCCAACCAAGTAACATTTTTCCGCTAGAAAAATCTAGGAAGTACCACTTGCCGCCAGATTGTAACCAGCCCGTTCTCATGGATCCGTTTGAATTCAAGAAGTACCAGTCTGGACCAATCTTCAACCAGCCCGTTTTCATTGCGCCGGAGTTATCAAGGTAATACCATTTATTTGAAACGTAAACCCAACCTGTTTTCATTGCACCACTTGTAGTGAAATAATACCATTTGTTGTTGACCAGGACCCAGCCCGTTTTCATGATGCCTGATGCATCAAAGTAGTACCATTTACTACCTAGAAGGAGCCAGCCTTTTTGCAATGTCCCGCTTGCATTGTAATAAGTCCAGTAGCTACCTTTTTTTACCCACTGATTTTGGTACTTAGCAACCGTTGTACCACTGGTTGCTGCAAAGGATGAAACAGGAGAAGAAAGTAGCGTTAAACCAGTAACCAAGGCCACAGCCTGTAGTGTCTTTTTCATATATTTGCCCCCTATATATCTAGTACATACTGCTTCATTCTACTATCCTAGTATATTTGTAGTAAATGGTACATTTTGAGGAAAAGAAGGGGGGAGTTGGGAGTAAAAAAGAGGTCTGTTACCCTTTCGAATAAGAAAAATTATTTTTCAAACCCCCTGTAACCAACTACCCGGCAGAATCGTCATAATTATAAAGACCTATTTAGGTGGTGTGAAAATCATGAGGCAATTAGACCACATTGCTTTTAAGCAACAAAGAGCCCAGCAAATTTATCGGGAACAGCTTAATAAGAAGAAAATGGCGCAAAAAGAAAAACGGGACGTCATCTTATTTGTTATTTACATTGGTTTGGGAAGCCTGGCTTTAGCCGCGTATGAGGTTTTATTCCATTAAAAAAGCCCCTGCCTACAAAAATAGACAAGGGCTCAAACCAGTTATCCTACAATTTCCTGAACTCTATTCATAACCGCCGTTTGAATGGAAGACAATTTCATCTGGCTATCCTCTAGTGACGCACCTTTCACCGCAAAGTAGAACTTTGCCTTTGGCTCCGTGCCTGAAGGACGCAGGCAGAACCAAGAGCCATCTGCCAAGTGGTACTTTAAGACATTGGAACGAGGGAGGTCAATCTGGCTTTCTGCGCCATCAGCCACTCGGATAGAAGTAGCATAATCCTCAATTGCCGCAACTTCGATTCCAGCCACTTCACTCATTCTTTCCGCTCTAAATGTCTCCATCAAGCTAGCAATCTGTTCCGCACCATTTTTTCCTTTTAACGTAATGGACTGAAGTGATTCCTGATAGAAACCGTATTTTTCAAAAATAGCTTGAAGGCCTTCGTACAATGTCATGCCTTTAGCTTTATAATAAGCCGCTACCTCTGCTGCGAAAATCGCTGATTGAACGGCGTCCTTATCACGCACGAAATCACCGATCAAATAGCCATAGCTTTCTTCGTAACCGAATAGGAAAGTGTGCTCGCCGCTTTGCTCAAACTCATTGATTTTTTCACCGATGAATTTAAAGCCAGTCAGTGTATCCATCGCTTGAACACCGTAGTGCTCGGCAATCGCACGACCGATTTCAGAAGTAACGATCGTTTTAATCACGACGCCATTTGCAGGCAATGTTCCTTGCGCTTGTTTTTGCGATAACAAATACTCAAGCATTAGGGCACCCAACTGGTTACCGGTTAGAACCGTATATTCACCGGCACTATTTTTCACAGCTACACCTAAACGGTCTGCATCCGGATCTGTTGCCATCAATACGTCCGCACCGATTTCGTCGCCTACTTTAATCGCTAAT from Bacillus sp. SLBN-46 encodes:
- a CDS encoding phospho-sugar mutase; this encodes MNWTQHADKWFSFSALEKDLNDKLVEIKDNAGLLEDSFYKHLEFGTGGMRGELGPGTNRLNTYTIRRAAEGLAQYIVEQGEEAMKRGIVIAYDSRHKSPEFALEVAKTVGKHGVKAYVFDALRPTPVLSYAVRYLHAFSGAVVTASHNPPEYNGFKVYGEDGGQLPPEAADTIIRYVNLVENELAVEVAEEQELLASGLLTYVGEEIDNAYVEQLKTLQLNPEIVASVAKELKVVFTPLHGTGNKPVRAGLKAFGFENVTVVAEQELPDANFSTVKSPNPEEHAAFELAIKVGDEIGADVLMATDPDADRLGVAVKNSAGEYTVLTGNQLGALMLEYLLSQKQAQGTLPANGVVIKTIVTSEIGRAIAEHYGVQAMDTLTGFKFIGEKINEFEQSGEHTFLFGYEESYGYLIGDFVRDKDAVQSAIFAAEVAAYYKAKGMTLYEGLQAIFEKYGFYQESLQSITLKGKNGAEQIASLMETFRAERMSEVAGIEVAAIEDYATSIRVADGAESQIDLPRSNVLKYHLADGSWFCLRPSGTEPKAKFYFAVKGASLEDSQMKLSSIQTAVMNRVQEIVG
- a CDS encoding YdcF family protein, which produces MVKRRWGLFVALFFVILLVFAFVNAGKFLVVDEKIQKSDAIIVLSGDKGERVEKAAELYHQGYGKYFVISGGITYNDVTAAQLMKDHALQLGVPEKAIVLEDRADSTYENAEFTRQIIKSYPIHSAIVVSSDFHMKRVKMIFDRDFKASKIKLYYASAKDPHFDETRWWRNNKSIMITITEYLKMTGYAVGKNY
- a CDS encoding NUDIX hydrolase yields the protein MVWKVKNSTAAKVDRFGIAIDQVVLPNGEEKTFSYLDFAKGVCVLPITENKEVICLKQYRHSIKSWEWELPAGMIDPTDPTPIDSAKKELEEETGFIAEHWLDLGSFYPSPGSTTEEIFLFAAAGLTPSVQNLESSEQIELHYLSMEDLKELISQGEFKHGAGLAAVLRYKFLTD
- a CDS encoding N-acetylmuramoyl-L-alanine amidase — protein: MDYPIKKDLIPGLPRDPYRNGVGAYEGVVAHSTATPEATAEAESVYFHREWDNRNAFVHFFVDWDSIVQTASTDYRAWGAGKGNARYVHVELCETSDHAKFIDSYRRYCWLIAHLLRERNLKPIDGQTLVSHAWVSKNLGGTDHMDPLAYLTSHGVTWNEFVNDVRAVGEAPKRGWIKENSMWYFYENNERRTGWLQDKGKWYYLNEVTGSMITGWYKVADNWYFFDTHGAMQVGWTRSSSRWYYLDEKGKMATGEREINGVTYNFNSSGSLIE
- a CDS encoding DUF1659 domain-containing protein produces the protein MAQALLEGTKLRMVFETGVDEEGNPILRAKTFSNVKSGATTDQLFQAAQAISVLCNDTLNKVERNDNTNIIA
- a CDS encoding YvrJ family protein; the encoded protein is MEQIIPLISEVGFPIVVTLYLLYRIESKLDMVVQSIQNLPDRMKA
- a CDS encoding DUF2922 domain-containing protein, which produces MAKTLELEFGTELGKTARISVENPKEPVDEEVVKLSMAQIIAADVFSTNSGKLADVKGARIVERNVTDYELV